The DNA segment CATTGCGTGACGCCGCACGAGACCGCGATCACCTCCGTGACCACGCCCTTTTCCTTCAGCCGAACGGCCTCCTCCACCGCGATCTCGTCGAACGGATTCATGCTCATCTTCACGTTCGCGATGTCCACACCCGTGTTGTCCGACTTCACGCGGACCTTCACGTTGTAGTCCACCACGCGCTTGACGGGGACCAGGATTTTCATGGGATGACCTCGTTGGATAAAGAATCGAAGAAAAAGGAGGAGATGCAGGTGGAATCAGGGCGCCCGGTCACTCGGATGCGATGCCCTTGTCGCGGATGATCGCGCCCCACTTGGCGTAGTCCTGCCGCACGCGCTCGGCCATCTGCGCCGGATCCTGGAAGTGCGCGATCGCGCCTGCGCCCAGCAGCCGGTCCTGCACATCCTTCTCGGCCAGGATCTGCCGCACCTCGCCGGCCACCCGGTCCACCACCGCCTTCGGCGTGCCGCGCGGCGCCATCAGGCCGCCCCACGAGACCGCGTCGTAGCCCTGGAAGCCCTGCTCGGCGATCGTCGGCACGTCGGGCAGCATCGCCACGCGGCGCGGCGACCCCACGGCGAGGGCGCGCAGCTTGCCGGCCTGCACGTGCGGCAGCGCGGCCACGAGGTCGGCATACATCACGGGCACCTGGCCGCCGATGGTGTCGGTGATCGCGGGCACGCCGCCCTTGTAGGGCACGTGCTGCATGTCGAAGCCGCCCATCTGCTTGAGCAGCTCCATGCTCAGGTGGCCGAAGCTGCCGGTGCCCGAGCTGGTGTAGTTCATCGGCGTCTTCTGCGCCCTGGCGTGGGCGATGAGCTGCGGCAGGGTCTTCACGTCGGGCAGCTGCGCGGGATTGACCACCACCACGATCGGCAGGTCGTACACCGTGGCCACGGGCGTGAAATCCTTCAGCGTGTCGTAGCCGGTCTTCTTGTAGAGGTGCGGCGCCAGCAACGTGGGCGTGGCGAGCATCATCAGCGTGTAGCCGTCGGGGTCGGACTTGGCCACCTGCAGCGCGGCGATCGAGCCCGAGGCGCCCGGCCGGTTGTCCACCACCACGGCCTGGCCGAGCCGCTCGGCCAGCTTCTGCCCCACGATGCGCGACGCCGTATCGGTGGGCCCGCCCGCGGGGAACGGCACCACCAGCCGGATCATCTTGCCGGGCCAGGCGCCGCCCGGCGCGGACGGCTGCGCCCCGGCGTGGCCGGCCGACAGCAGCGCGAGCGGCCCGGCAGCGGCGAAGCCCAGCAGCGTGCGGCGGGTCGCGCGGGCCAGGGGGGCGGTGGGGAACAAAGGCATTCGTCGGGTCTCCGGTTCGGTTCTGGGTTCAGGAAAAGCAGGGAAAGAACAATGGATGCGGCGCCATTCCAGCGCCGCCGTGGCAGGGGCCCGCACTCACCGGGCACGCGGCCGGCGCGGCTGCGCGCAGGCCCGCCCCATGGTCAGTCGAGCTTGGCGCCGGCCGCCTCGACCAGGGCCTTCCAGACCGGCATGTCGCGGCGATAGTTGGCCTGGAAGGCTTCGGGGCTGTTCATGAGCGGCATAAAGCCCGCGCCGCGGATGCGCTCGAGCAGCTTCGGATCGCGGGCGATCTCGCGCAGGTGCGCCTGGAGCACGTCCATCACTTCCTTGGGCAGGTTCGCGGGGCCGCCCATGGCGACCCAGCCGAAGACGGCATAGGCGTCGTCCGTCACGCCCTGCTCGTGGATGGTAGGCACCTGGGGCAGGATGTCCATGCGCTCCGTGCCGGTCACACCAATGGCCTTCAGTCGGCCCGAGTCGATGAAGGGCTTGGTGTTCTGCGCGCTGGAGAAGCACAGTTGCAATTGCCCGCCGATCAGGTCCTGGATCATGGGCGCCTCGCCCTTGTAGGCGACGTGGGCCATGTCGGCATCCTGCGTCTTGCTCATGTAGGCGCCGCCCAGGTGCGCGTACGAGCCCACGCCCCAGGAGCCGTACGAGACCTTGCCCCGGTTCGCCTTCACGTAGGCGAGCAGTTCCTTCATGTTGCTGGCCGGCACCGAAGGGTGCACCACCAGCGTGACGGGCGCGGCCGCGATCTGCGTGATCAGCGTCAGGTCCTTCTGCGGGTCGTAGGGCAGCTTGGTGTAGAGGAACTGGTTGATCAGCATCGAGGTGCTGAGCGAGAGCAGCAGCGTATACCCGTCGGGCGCGGCCTTGGCGACCGCGTCGGTGCCCAGGATGCCGGCCGCGCCGCCCCGGTTGTCCACCACCACCGGCTGGCCCAGGCGCTGCGACAGGGCTTCGCCCACGCTGCGGGCGATGATGTCGGTGGCGCCGCCAGCGTTGAACGGCACGATGAGCTTGATGGGCTTGGTGGGCCAGGCGGCCGCCTTGGTGGTCTGGGCGGGGGCCGTGCCCAGCCAGCCGGCGCCGCCGAGCGCGGCCATGCTGTGCAGCACGGCGCGGCGGTTGAATCGGGAACCTGTCATGGTGTTGTCTCCGGGGGTTCTCTGGGGAAGATCGGCCCCGGTGCGCCGCCTCTGCGGGCGGCCTGGTGCACCGGGCCGGCGGGGGGAATCAAGCGGGCGGCAGGGGCACCTCCGGCAGGGTCAGCACGCCGCGCTGCTGCAGGCCCTGCAGTGCCTCGTCGCTCAGCTGCAGCAGGCGCTGCAGCACCTCGCGCGTACCCTCGCCCAGCGTGGGCGGCGCATGGCGGATCGGCAGGCGCTGGCCGTCGATGCGGTAAGGCGGCGCGAACACGGGCGTGGTGCCCACCACGGGGTGCGGCATGTCCTGCAGCAGGCCGCCGCGCCGCGTGCGCTCGCTGGTGAGCGCTTCGTGCAGGCCGGCCACCTTGCCGCAGGGAATGCCGCAGGCGGTCATGCGCTCCAGCAGCACGTCGCGCGGGAAGGCGCGGATCAGCTCCGTGAGCATCGGGCCGATCTCCTGCCGGTTCTTGGCGCGCTGCACGTTGGTGGCGAAGCGCGGGTCTTCCACGATGTCGGGCCGCTCGATCACCTGGCGGCAGAACTTGTCGAACTGCGCGTTGTTGCCCACGGCGATGATGAGCGGGCCGTCGGCCGCCTCGAACATGCCGTAGGGCACGATGGAGGGATGGGCGTTGCCGTAGCGTGCCGGATCGTGCCCCAACTGCATCGCGTCGAGCCCGTAGTAGCCGGTGACCATGAGGCCGCAGTCGTAGAGCGCCATCTCGATCAGGCGGCCCCGGCCGGTGCGGCTGCGCTGGAACAGCGCCGCCAGCACGGCCTGCGCGGCGTACATGCCGGTCATCAGGTCGACCACGGCCACGCCGAATTTCAGCGGCGGCTGGCCAGCCTCGCCGTTGAGCGCCATGAGCCCCGTCTCGCCC comes from the Paracidovorax avenae ATCC 19860 genome and includes:
- a CDS encoding Bug family tripartite tricarboxylate transporter substrate binding protein is translated as MPLFPTAPLARATRRTLLGFAAAGPLALLSAGHAGAQPSAPGGAWPGKMIRLVVPFPAGGPTDTASRIVGQKLAERLGQAVVVDNRPGASGSIAALQVAKSDPDGYTLMMLATPTLLAPHLYKKTGYDTLKDFTPVATVYDLPIVVVVNPAQLPDVKTLPQLIAHARAQKTPMNYTSSGTGSFGHLSMELLKQMGGFDMQHVPYKGGVPAITDTIGGQVPVMYADLVAALPHVQAGKLRALAVGSPRRVAMLPDVPTIAEQGFQGYDAVSWGGLMAPRGTPKAVVDRVAGEVRQILAEKDVQDRLLGAGAIAHFQDPAQMAERVRQDYAKWGAIIRDKGIASE
- a CDS encoding Bug family tripartite tricarboxylate transporter substrate binding protein, which gives rise to MTGSRFNRRAVLHSMAALGGAGWLGTAPAQTTKAAAWPTKPIKLIVPFNAGGATDIIARSVGEALSQRLGQPVVVDNRGGAAGILGTDAVAKAAPDGYTLLLSLSTSMLINQFLYTKLPYDPQKDLTLITQIAAAPVTLVVHPSVPASNMKELLAYVKANRGKVSYGSWGVGSYAHLGGAYMSKTQDADMAHVAYKGEAPMIQDLIGGQLQLCFSSAQNTKPFIDSGRLKAIGVTGTERMDILPQVPTIHEQGVTDDAYAVFGWVAMGGPANLPKEVMDVLQAHLREIARDPKLLERIRGAGFMPLMNSPEAFQANYRRDMPVWKALVEAAGAKLD
- a CDS encoding CaiB/BaiF CoA transferase family protein, whose product is MTGDKTLNATTADAASPDGIDFPLEGVRVLDLSRVFAGPLCGQVLADFGAEVVKVEHPGRGDDTRDWGMRIGKTETTYYNSMNRNKRSITLDLQSPEGAKIVHELLPQFDVVIHNFKTGGAEKLGLGYEQLKAIKPDLIYCAVAGYDVTGPEAKRPGYDLVIQGETGLMALNGEAGQPPLKFGVAVVDLMTGMYAAQAVLAALFQRSRTGRGRLIEMALYDCGLMVTGYYGLDAMQLGHDPARYGNAHPSIVPYGMFEAADGPLIIAVGNNAQFDKFCRQVIERPDIVEDPRFATNVQRAKNRQEIGPMLTELIRAFPRDVLLERMTACGIPCGKVAGLHEALTSERTRRGGLLQDMPHPVVGTTPVFAPPYRIDGQRLPIRHAPPTLGEGTREVLQRLLQLSDEALQGLQQRGVLTLPEVPLPPA